From the Natrarchaeobaculum aegyptiacum genome, one window contains:
- a CDS encoding type II toxin-antitoxin system VapC family toxin, with protein sequence MVLVDSCFLIDLFEADAGAIAKLDEFDWHDASVSTLTVTEVGRGLPESRRDRFESIIERVDVLPYGFDEARRAIAEHRRLRSAGTPIGAVDTMIAATAIAVNKPVLTRNVAEFQRTRAAVTPY encoded by the coding sequence ATGGTTCTGGTCGATAGCTGCTTTTTGATCGATCTCTTCGAGGCCGACGCCGGTGCGATCGCCAAACTCGACGAGTTCGACTGGCACGACGCGTCGGTTTCGACGCTCACTGTGACCGAAGTCGGCCGAGGCCTCCCCGAATCGCGTCGTGACCGGTTCGAATCGATCATCGAGCGCGTCGACGTGCTGCCGTACGGGTTCGACGAGGCGAGACGAGCAATCGCTGAACACCGCCGTCTCCGTTCTGCAGGGACCCCGATCGGTGCGGTCGATACGATGATCGCTGCAACCGCGATCGCGGTCAACAAACCGGTGTTGACGAGAAACGTGGCTGAGTTTCAGCGAACTCGAGCGGCCGTCACACCATACTAG
- the aspS gene encoding aspartate--tRNA(Asn) ligase produces the protein MQDRTYTADAEPGDDATVAGWVHEIRDLGGIAFLILRDTTGKIQIKFEKDEMDDELVETGLGVSRESVVKVSGAVEEEPRAPTGVEVTPESVEVVAPADPELPLDPSGKVDADISTRLDNRTLDLRKEEVQAIFEIRAEILRAVREQFREFDCTEINTPKIVATGTEGGTELFPITYFGEEAFMNQSPQLFKQLIAGSNVERVFEIGPIFRAEEHNTPRHLNEATSIDFEGAFCDESDAMDVAEGVVRAAYEAVAENCSEELEALGLEEEFEVPEEAFPRLSYEEAIERINATGELDDQLVWGDDLPTEGEKALGEDVGSHYFITDWPSEIKPFYIQDHDDDEQLSTGFDLMHPRMELVSGGQREHRHEKLIEGFEQQGLDPSEFEYYTKMFKYGMPPHAGFGLGGERLVMTILGLENIREAVLFPRDRQRLSP, from the coding sequence ATGCAGGACAGAACTTACACTGCCGACGCCGAGCCAGGCGACGACGCAACCGTCGCCGGCTGGGTGCACGAAATTCGTGACCTCGGCGGGATCGCGTTCCTGATTCTCCGGGATACCACCGGCAAGATACAGATCAAGTTCGAGAAAGACGAGATGGACGACGAACTCGTCGAGACCGGGCTGGGCGTCTCCCGCGAGAGCGTCGTCAAAGTCTCCGGTGCCGTCGAAGAGGAGCCCCGCGCCCCGACCGGCGTCGAGGTTACCCCCGAGTCGGTCGAGGTCGTCGCACCCGCCGACCCGGAGCTCCCGCTGGACCCCTCCGGGAAGGTCGACGCCGACATCTCGACGCGACTGGACAACCGCACCCTCGACCTCCGCAAGGAGGAGGTGCAGGCGATCTTCGAGATCCGCGCGGAGATTCTGCGTGCGGTTCGCGAGCAGTTCCGCGAATTCGACTGCACGGAGATCAACACGCCGAAGATCGTCGCCACCGGCACCGAGGGCGGCACCGAACTCTTCCCGATCACCTACTTCGGCGAAGAGGCCTTCATGAACCAGTCGCCACAGCTGTTCAAGCAGCTCATCGCCGGTTCGAACGTCGAGCGCGTCTTCGAGATCGGTCCGATCTTCCGCGCCGAAGAGCACAACACCCCGCGGCACCTCAACGAGGCCACCTCGATCGACTTCGAGGGCGCATTCTGTGACGAATCCGACGCCATGGACGTCGCCGAGGGTGTCGTCCGTGCGGCCTACGAGGCTGTCGCCGAGAACTGCAGCGAGGAACTCGAGGCACTCGGCCTCGAAGAGGAGTTCGAGGTTCCCGAGGAGGCATTCCCGCGTCTCAGCTACGAGGAGGCGATCGAGCGTATCAACGCGACGGGCGAACTCGACGACCAGCTCGTCTGGGGCGACGACCTCCCGACCGAAGGCGAGAAGGCCCTCGGTGAGGACGTCGGTAGCCACTACTTCATCACCGACTGGCCGAGCGAGATCAAGCCGTTCTACATTCAGGATCACGACGACGACGAGCAGCTGTCGACCGGCTTCGACCTGATGCACCCGCGGATGGAACTGGTCTCCGGTGGCCAGCGTGAACACCGCCACGAGAAGCTCATCGAAGGCTTCGAACAGCAGGGACTCGACCCCAGCGAGTTCGAGTACTACACCAAGATGTTCAAGTACGGGATGCCGCCCCACGCCGGCTTCGGCCTCGGTGGCGAGCGCCTCGTCATGACGATTCTGGGCCTCGAGAACATTCGAGAGGCTGTTCTCTTCCCGAGAGATCGCCAGCGTTTGTCGCCCTAG
- a CDS encoding alpha/beta hydrolase, translating into MAGNNDSDHVPRAQESGDEPTSTRRTMLKAAGVTAVAGTGLTAVSGSASAQLFGGVDVIEIDDGGLLGGWEAEDDLPVADELFVFIHGWFGDTTVSSQANDVLGAVEDGGYEPDEAVALEWPATTINFFGAESDTEYVGEVAAELIEDFYDDGGGNVRLVGHSLGGRCVLWAATKIGSSYEIETVAPLGAAADGSEVCDGPWDDATDGAVDIRNYHSENDSTVGAAYGVFSDTALGNEGAPCDPDGYTDVDVTSSVGDHFAFLGDSEVGADIAAAIEDDGDDGGGDDDDDDFGWW; encoded by the coding sequence ATGGCAGGCAACAACGACAGCGACCACGTGCCACGAGCGCAGGAATCGGGCGATGAACCAACCTCGACGCGACGGACGATGCTCAAAGCCGCGGGCGTGACCGCCGTCGCCGGAACGGGACTGACGGCCGTCTCCGGGTCGGCATCCGCACAGCTCTTCGGTGGCGTCGACGTCATCGAGATCGACGACGGCGGGCTCCTCGGCGGTTGGGAAGCCGAAGACGACCTCCCCGTGGCAGACGAACTGTTCGTCTTCATCCACGGCTGGTTCGGCGACACCACGGTCTCGAGTCAGGCAAACGACGTGCTCGGCGCAGTCGAAGACGGCGGTTACGAACCCGACGAGGCCGTCGCGCTGGAGTGGCCAGCGACGACGATCAACTTCTTCGGTGCCGAGAGCGACACGGAGTACGTCGGCGAGGTCGCCGCAGAACTCATCGAGGACTTCTACGACGATGGCGGCGGGAACGTCCGTCTCGTCGGTCACTCGCTTGGCGGGCGCTGCGTCCTCTGGGCGGCGACCAAGATCGGCTCGAGCTACGAAATCGAGACCGTCGCCCCGCTCGGTGCGGCCGCCGACGGCTCCGAAGTCTGTGACGGGCCGTGGGACGACGCGACCGACGGCGCCGTCGATATCCGCAACTACCACTCCGAGAACGACTCGACCGTCGGAGCAGCCTACGGCGTCTTCAGCGACACCGCACTCGGGAACGAAGGTGCCCCGTGTGATCCCGACGGCTACACCGACGTCGACGTCACCTCGAGCGTCGGCGACCACTTCGCGTTCCTCGGCGATTCCGAGGTCGGTGCCGACATCGCCGCTGCCATCGAAGACGACGGCGACGATGGCGGCGGAGACGACGATGACGACGACTTCGGCTGGTGGTAG
- a CDS encoding helix-turn-helix domain-containing protein has protein sequence MKRVTYVVTPRRGYFAPTERRCRENGIRFEAIHEADILEDGSVNTLLEVSGTPTQIRACFPTELPRLIDRELSTDGETTMLQLRYEPTEHNRRFLEPFRTYGVIVQYPMVYVEPLRSVLRVTIFGPDDEVQRFVGDMRELATLEVEQVTNYSPAVSHQFDDLTDRQKEVLLTAYEQGYYDTPREATYEDIAAELDCSASSVGQILRRTESALVSATVSDRTLES, from the coding sequence ATGAAACGGGTGACGTACGTTGTCACTCCGCGACGTGGGTACTTCGCTCCGACTGAGAGGCGATGTCGTGAAAACGGCATCCGGTTCGAAGCGATCCACGAGGCCGATATCCTCGAGGACGGCTCGGTGAACACGCTCCTCGAGGTGTCTGGCACTCCGACTCAGATTCGAGCGTGTTTCCCGACGGAGCTTCCCCGGCTGATCGACCGGGAACTCAGCACCGACGGGGAGACGACGATGTTGCAGCTTCGGTACGAACCGACCGAGCACAATCGACGATTTCTCGAGCCGTTCCGAACCTATGGTGTCATCGTCCAGTATCCGATGGTGTACGTCGAGCCACTGCGATCGGTGCTCCGGGTGACGATCTTCGGACCGGACGACGAGGTCCAGCGGTTCGTCGGCGACATGCGAGAACTGGCCACACTCGAGGTCGAGCAGGTGACGAACTACTCGCCTGCCGTGAGCCACCAGTTCGACGACCTGACCGATCGGCAAAAGGAGGTCTTGCTCACTGCCTACGAGCAGGGATACTACGACACGCCGCGTGAGGCGACCTACGAGGACATCGCGGCCGAACTGGACTGCTCGGCGAGTTCGGTCGGTCAGATCCTTCGGCGGACCGAATCGGCGCTCGTTTCGGCGACCGTCTCCGATCGCACGCTCGAGTCCTGA
- a CDS encoding pantoate kinase has translation MRDEATAFVPGHVTGFFSAHPAEDPTIAGSRGAGLTLSDGVEVTVRPTNDAASTVVLDGTDVTVDPVETVLETLGVTARVEAESAVPIGAGFGVSGAMALGTALAANRAFDRALSTNELVTIAHGAEVTAGTGLGDVVAQAHGGIPIRLEPGGPHENELDSIPDRSRVEYVSFGQLSTADVLSGDTDALDAAGERALARVVGEPTLESFAVASRQFAREAGLLTDRVADAIEDVATVDGEASMAMLGETVFALGTGLSDAGYDPAVCETHSAGATLR, from the coding sequence ATGCGCGACGAAGCGACGGCGTTCGTACCCGGCCACGTGACCGGCTTCTTCAGCGCCCACCCTGCCGAGGACCCGACGATTGCCGGCTCGCGGGGTGCCGGCCTGACGCTCAGCGACGGTGTCGAGGTGACCGTCCGTCCGACGAACGACGCGGCGTCGACGGTCGTCCTCGACGGGACCGACGTCACCGTCGACCCCGTCGAGACCGTCCTCGAGACGCTGGGCGTGACCGCGCGCGTCGAGGCGGAGTCGGCGGTCCCGATCGGTGCTGGCTTCGGTGTCTCGGGCGCGATGGCTCTCGGCACGGCGCTGGCGGCCAACCGCGCGTTCGATCGGGCGCTGTCGACGAACGAACTCGTCACGATCGCCCACGGCGCGGAGGTCACTGCCGGGACGGGCCTCGGCGACGTGGTTGCACAGGCCCACGGTGGAATTCCGATTCGACTCGAGCCGGGTGGCCCCCACGAGAACGAACTCGATTCGATCCCCGATCGCTCGCGCGTCGAGTACGTTTCCTTCGGCCAGCTCTCGACGGCCGACGTCCTCTCGGGTGACACCGACGCGCTCGACGCAGCTGGTGAGCGCGCGCTCGCACGCGTCGTCGGGGAACCGACCCTCGAGTCGTTCGCGGTGGCCTCACGGCAGTTCGCTCGCGAGGCGGGACTGTTGACCGACCGGGTCGCAGACGCGATCGAGGACGTCGCGACGGTCGACGGCGAGGCCTCGATGGCCATGCTCGGCGAGACGGTCTTCGCACTGGGAACCGGACTGTCGGATGCCGGATACGACCCGGCCGTCTGCGAGACTCACTCTGCCGGTGCGACGCTCCGATGA
- a CDS encoding DUF1508 domain-containing protein: MSFVPTIHQSLYRLYEHYVGEPDSSSDVYGYWLFIVGYLVAAAGVLIFVVSYAGDTGSYFLIRVSTVTAGTGATLALFGIVLMQPVRKWGIWASVVGFAIALVGVAFFAVVYPEHWRGHGNDWSVEVVAVYALGVGIIAGVTALVPIVTGQRGMFVDDVGDDEDPPILTGDALEGAQFAVFRDEHGDWTWNVLHLEALATSDQSAVTRPDATADIERVQSRISSAGLLELTTSAFRLYEDRDGSWQWTLARDDGSIVGSCAGQFPTRDEAEESVSFLKDRGPEADVIEIDGAAFTYDSDRDRWFWTLIDDERRPMARGAGDHPDQDGAEAAASSFAERFDGARVLDVEHVGIELYEREADWAWRVVDGDDRPVMDSTDPFDSRRDAEAAVEALVSELETASIVVAGEPAYELYEVGSDWNWRLIDETESTVARNPAEVSSEEAVTETAEQFASNAQTAEVAEIDAAEYEVYPAPEGVTAASGTDDSLPASVEEPARADGGTTLEYAEDDAEATGPDWHWRLVTEDRDIVAASTEPHGDAETATEAIERVRQQAAEADLIEFEHAAFQVYEADDGEWRWRLIDEDGNVLADSGAEHTSRSEAAEAMMTLKEEAPDAELLEIETAAFELFVNDDGEWGWRLIDEGGKLVAEDPATHPTRAAAKEAMDRLLEHLDSNVRTMEQAIFQPYAADDWHWRFVLPEGETIAVSEDAYPTRDELLEDVDRLRRVAAVGQQHVFGEVAVQLYGADEWHYRLLDRDREELADSTITFPDQERAREAAVHLESHVAEAPVFSIEDAVVRVERGDEGWGWSLVDGDRQAIAHSVEPVGSRSEVFETIETVRQLAPMADRVDFDVASFELAVEDDRWHWRLLDEDGRVVATGAERYDSNEAARDALEDVREVIELASILEIDEVSFELHAADDGEGWVWQLIDEHGSRMAESTQVYETRTEAREAMNDVKAHAPEGWITFTE, encoded by the coding sequence ATGTCATTCGTCCCGACGATTCACCAAAGTCTGTATCGGCTCTACGAACACTACGTCGGCGAACCGGACTCGAGTTCGGACGTCTACGGCTACTGGCTGTTCATCGTCGGCTACCTCGTCGCCGCCGCGGGCGTGCTCATCTTCGTCGTCAGTTACGCCGGCGACACCGGCTCGTACTTCCTGATCAGGGTGTCGACGGTCACCGCGGGGACGGGCGCGACGCTCGCACTGTTCGGCATCGTGCTCATGCAACCGGTCAGGAAGTGGGGGATCTGGGCGAGCGTGGTCGGGTTCGCCATCGCCCTCGTCGGCGTCGCGTTCTTCGCAGTGGTCTACCCCGAACACTGGCGCGGGCACGGTAACGACTGGAGCGTCGAGGTCGTCGCCGTGTATGCCCTTGGCGTCGGCATCATCGCCGGCGTCACCGCGCTCGTCCCCATCGTCACCGGTCAGCGGGGGATGTTCGTCGACGACGTCGGCGACGACGAGGACCCGCCGATCCTCACCGGCGACGCTCTGGAGGGCGCGCAGTTCGCCGTCTTCCGCGACGAACACGGCGACTGGACGTGGAACGTCCTCCACCTCGAGGCGCTGGCGACGAGCGACCAGAGCGCGGTCACTCGCCCCGACGCGACGGCGGACATCGAGCGCGTTCAGTCCCGGATCAGTTCGGCCGGCCTGCTCGAGTTGACGACCTCCGCGTTTCGCCTCTACGAGGACCGCGACGGGAGCTGGCAGTGGACGCTCGCGCGCGACGACGGGAGTATCGTCGGCAGTTGCGCCGGCCAGTTCCCGACGCGAGACGAGGCCGAGGAGTCGGTGAGCTTCCTCAAGGATCGGGGGCCCGAGGCCGACGTCATCGAGATCGACGGCGCGGCGTTCACCTACGACAGCGACCGTGATCGCTGGTTCTGGACGCTGATCGACGACGAGCGACGGCCGATGGCTCGCGGTGCGGGCGACCACCCCGACCAGGACGGTGCCGAAGCCGCGGCCAGTTCGTTCGCCGAGCGATTCGACGGTGCGCGCGTCCTCGACGTCGAACACGTCGGGATCGAACTCTACGAGCGCGAGGCCGACTGGGCCTGGCGGGTCGTCGACGGCGACGACCGCCCCGTGATGGACAGCACCGACCCCTTCGACTCCCGTCGGGACGCCGAAGCGGCCGTCGAGGCACTGGTCTCCGAACTCGAGACCGCCTCGATCGTCGTCGCCGGCGAGCCGGCCTACGAACTGTACGAGGTTGGTTCCGACTGGAACTGGCGGCTAATCGACGAGACCGAGAGCACCGTCGCGCGCAACCCGGCGGAGGTCTCGAGCGAGGAGGCCGTCACGGAAACCGCAGAACAGTTCGCGAGCAACGCTCAGACGGCCGAGGTCGCCGAGATCGACGCCGCCGAGTACGAGGTCTACCCCGCGCCAGAGGGGGTGACGGCCGCGTCGGGGACCGACGACTCGCTCCCGGCGTCGGTCGAAGAGCCAGCCAGAGCCGACGGCGGCACAACTCTCGAGTACGCCGAAGACGACGCCGAGGCCACGGGCCCCGACTGGCACTGGCGTCTCGTCACCGAAGACCGCGACATCGTCGCCGCGAGCACGGAGCCACACGGGGACGCGGAGACGGCCACCGAGGCGATCGAGCGCGTCCGCCAGCAGGCCGCCGAGGCCGACCTGATCGAGTTCGAGCACGCGGCGTTTCAGGTCTACGAGGCCGACGACGGCGAGTGGCGCTGGCGACTGATCGACGAGGACGGCAACGTGCTCGCCGACAGCGGCGCAGAACACACCTCCCGGAGCGAGGCCGCAGAGGCCATGATGACGCTCAAAGAGGAGGCCCCCGACGCCGAACTGCTCGAGATCGAGACCGCGGCGTTCGAACTGTTCGTCAACGACGACGGCGAGTGGGGCTGGCGACTGATCGACGAGGGTGGCAAACTCGTCGCCGAGGACCCCGCGACCCACCCGACCCGAGCCGCGGCCAAGGAGGCGATGGACCGCCTGCTCGAGCATCTGGACTCGAACGTCCGGACGATGGAACAGGCGATCTTCCAGCCCTACGCGGCCGACGACTGGCACTGGCGGTTCGTCCTGCCGGAAGGCGAGACGATCGCCGTCTCCGAGGACGCCTATCCGACCCGCGACGAACTGCTCGAGGACGTCGACCGGCTCCGCCGGGTGGCCGCCGTCGGCCAGCAGCACGTCTTCGGGGAGGTCGCCGTCCAGCTCTACGGTGCCGACGAGTGGCACTACCGGCTGCTCGACCGCGACCGTGAGGAACTGGCAGATTCGACGATCACGTTCCCCGATCAGGAACGCGCCCGCGAAGCCGCGGTCCACCTCGAGTCCCACGTCGCCGAGGCACCGGTGTTTTCGATCGAGGACGCCGTGGTTCGCGTCGAGCGCGGCGACGAGGGCTGGGGCTGGAGCCTCGTCGACGGCGACCGACAGGCGATCGCCCACTCGGTCGAACCGGTCGGAAGCCGCTCCGAGGTGTTCGAGACGATCGAGACGGTCCGCCAGCTCGCACCGATGGCCGACCGTGTCGACTTCGACGTCGCCTCGTTCGAACTCGCCGTCGAGGACGACCGCTGGCACTGGCGCTTACTCGACGAAGACGGCCGCGTCGTCGCCACCGGCGCCGAGCGCTACGACTCGAACGAGGCTGCCCGGGACGCCCTCGAGGACGTCCGCGAGGTGATCGAACTAGCGAGTATCCTCGAGATCGACGAGGTCTCCTTCGAGTTGCACGCTGCCGACGACGGCGAGGGCTGGGTCTGGCAGCTCATCGACGAGCACGGCAGCCGGATGGCCGAGAGTACGCAGGTCTACGAGACCCGCACCGAGGCCCGCGAGGCGATGAACGACGTGAAAGCCCACGCACCGGAGGGCTGGATCACGTTCACCGAGTAG
- a CDS encoding 4-phosphopantoate--beta-alanine ligase, with translation MSDYDTVSAEVEHEDEIPEDHPRYQDLLTRHRIEKGVEKGITHLQGMHAEGRGSAFDYLLGEETIPSADDAERAAAAHLLLADHPVLSINGNVAALVPGEMVDLAETVDADLEVNLFNRTPERMQAIADHLRDHGAEAVKGLEADARIPNLDHQRGKVDEDGIYAADVVLVPLEDGDRAEALGEMDKTEIVIDLNPLSRSPRVAEVPIVDNIIRAVPNITAHARDLVDADRDTLEKIVEEFDREHALEAAEERIRSGF, from the coding sequence GTGAGCGACTACGACACGGTCTCGGCGGAGGTCGAACACGAAGACGAGATTCCGGAGGACCACCCGCGGTACCAGGATCTGCTCACCCGTCACCGCATCGAGAAGGGCGTCGAGAAGGGCATCACCCACCTCCAGGGGATGCACGCAGAGGGCCGGGGGAGTGCGTTCGACTATCTACTCGGCGAGGAGACGATTCCCAGTGCCGACGACGCCGAACGCGCGGCCGCGGCCCACCTCCTGCTCGCCGACCACCCCGTCCTCTCGATCAACGGTAACGTCGCCGCGCTCGTTCCCGGCGAGATGGTCGACCTCGCCGAGACCGTCGACGCCGACCTCGAGGTCAACCTCTTCAACCGCACCCCCGAGCGAATGCAGGCCATCGCCGACCACCTGCGCGACCACGGGGCCGAGGCGGTCAAGGGGCTCGAGGCCGACGCCCGCATCCCGAACCTCGACCACCAGCGCGGCAAGGTCGACGAAGACGGCATCTACGCCGCCGACGTCGTCCTCGTCCCGCTCGAGGACGGCGACCGCGCGGAAGCACTGGGCGAGATGGACAAGACAGAGATCGTCATCGACCTGAATCCCCTCTCCCGGTCGCCGCGGGTCGCCGAGGTGCCGATCGTCGACAACATCATCCGTGCCGTGCCGAACATCACCGCCCACGCACGCGACCTCGTCGACGCCGATCGGGACACTCTCGAGAAAATCGTCGAGGAATTCGACCGCGAACACGCACTCGAGGCGGCAGAAGAGCGGATTCGAAGCGGGTTCTGA
- a CDS encoding winged helix-turn-helix transcriptional regulator: MSDTRRQIRTHVHANAGIHFNELVRESAFAPGQIQYHVRRLIAEDELVRDEHYGRTHYYPPTYDAWERAALALFRRETTREIVVYLIEHEPTTPATVADALEIARSTLEYHLGRLVDCEIVEKRYDERNRVTLTLANPERTGELLAEVEPTVPDRLLDRFTRLVDDLLEGPADPQ; encoded by the coding sequence ATGAGCGACACACGACGACAGATCCGGACGCACGTACACGCCAACGCCGGCATCCACTTCAACGAACTCGTCCGCGAGTCGGCGTTCGCGCCGGGACAGATCCAGTACCACGTTCGTCGCCTCATCGCCGAAGACGAACTGGTCAGAGACGAGCACTACGGTCGAACCCACTACTATCCGCCGACCTACGACGCCTGGGAACGCGCCGCCCTCGCGCTGTTCCGACGCGAGACGACGCGAGAGATCGTCGTCTACCTGATCGAGCACGAACCGACCACCCCGGCAACCGTCGCAGACGCGCTGGAGATCGCCCGCAGCACCCTCGAGTACCACCTCGGTCGACTCGTCGACTGCGAGATCGTCGAAAAACGATACGACGAGCGCAATCGAGTTACACTCACGCTGGCGAACCCCGAACGGACTGGCGAACTGCTCGCCGAGGTCGAACCGACCGTCCCCGACCGCCTGCTCGACCGGTTCACTCGCCTCGTCGACGACCTGCTCGAGGGGCCGGCCGACCCCCAGTAG
- a CDS encoding DUF7471 family protein, which yields MQHTNPFEVDWLSPEAAWLLLAVIVLAVIGTTVLFCVGLVAYHRRRSFRYLLITVVLGLLVVRSIVGLCTVFGIIPMAIHHLVEHGLDFAIAVIILYAVYRSGSQRSEPMPGFEEE from the coding sequence ATGCAGCACACGAATCCCTTCGAGGTGGACTGGCTGAGCCCGGAGGCAGCCTGGCTCTTGCTCGCCGTGATCGTCCTCGCGGTGATCGGGACGACCGTCCTCTTCTGTGTCGGACTCGTCGCGTACCACCGCCGCCGGTCGTTTCGGTACTTACTGATCACCGTCGTGCTCGGACTGCTCGTCGTCCGGTCGATCGTCGGCCTCTGTACGGTGTTCGGCATCATCCCGATGGCGATCCACCATCTCGTCGAACACGGCCTGGACTTCGCTATCGCCGTGATAATCCTCTATGCAGTGTATCGAAGCGGCTCACAGCGGAGCGAACCGATGCCTGGGTTCGAAGAGGAGTGA
- the ribB gene encoding 3,4-dihydroxy-2-butanone-4-phosphate synthase — MTGHHAGPRPNGDGITTTGTGQPDGRTEAVDRALEALQAGEPVLVHDAADREGETDLIYHADAVTPDAVARLRNDAGGLVCTALGYEVAETFDLPFFTEAVDHPATGDHELGYDERSSFSLTVNHRDTFTGITDEDRSQTIQALGAAAGEPDAVDFTTEFRVPGHVHLLKAAPDLLAQREGHTELGVALAAAADLPPAVVVCEMLDDETGGALAPADARSYANRHDFVYLEGSDVLEALQ; from the coding sequence ATGACCGGCCACCACGCGGGGCCACGGCCGAACGGCGACGGCATCACGACGACCGGGACCGGCCAGCCCGACGGCCGAACCGAAGCCGTCGACCGCGCGCTCGAGGCCCTGCAGGCCGGCGAACCGGTGCTCGTCCACGACGCGGCAGACCGCGAGGGCGAGACGGACCTGATCTACCACGCCGACGCGGTCACGCCCGATGCCGTCGCACGCCTGCGCAACGATGCCGGCGGGCTGGTCTGTACGGCCCTGGGATACGAGGTCGCCGAGACCTTCGATCTACCTTTCTTCACCGAGGCGGTCGATCATCCCGCCACGGGCGACCACGAACTCGGCTACGACGAGCGGTCGTCGTTCTCGCTGACGGTCAACCACCGGGACACCTTCACCGGGATCACCGACGAGGACCGCTCACAGACCATCCAGGCACTCGGCGCGGCCGCTGGCGAACCCGACGCGGTCGACTTTACGACCGAATTCCGCGTTCCGGGGCACGTCCACCTCCTGAAAGCTGCCCCCGACCTGCTCGCCCAGCGCGAGGGTCACACCGAACTCGGCGTCGCACTCGCAGCGGCCGCCGACCTCCCGCCGGCAGTCGTCGTCTGTGAGATGCTCGACGACGAAACCGGTGGCGCACTCGCGCCGGCCGACGCCAGAAGCTACGCCAACCGACACGACTTCGTCTACCTCGAGGGGAGCGACGTGCTCGAGGCGCTGCAGTAG
- a CDS encoding DUF120 domain-containing protein, translated as MNATAETAVGHDELAVLRLLALDGGLEGDLKISCSALADRLEASNQTASRRLQRLESAAYLERETVSDGQWVAITDDGERALRAEYEEYRRIFETDAEVDLEGVVTSGMGEGRHYISLSGYKRQFEDRLGYEPFPGTLNVELRDDSVRRRRAIESLEPIPIDGWEDDERTYGPAVCYPATIETATGETYERAHTIAPERTHHDDDQLEVIAPEKLREELALEDDDHVTVTVGESE; from the coding sequence ATGAACGCGACAGCGGAGACGGCCGTCGGCCACGACGAACTCGCCGTTCTCAGACTTCTCGCACTCGACGGCGGCCTCGAGGGCGACCTGAAAATCTCCTGTTCGGCACTCGCCGATCGACTCGAGGCGTCGAACCAGACCGCCTCGCGCCGGCTCCAGCGACTCGAGAGCGCGGCGTATCTCGAACGTGAGACGGTCAGTGACGGCCAGTGGGTCGCGATCACCGACGATGGCGAACGCGCGCTGCGCGCCGAGTACGAGGAATACCGGCGCATCTTCGAGACCGACGCCGAAGTCGACCTCGAGGGCGTCGTGACGAGCGGGATGGGTGAGGGCCGCCACTACATCTCCCTGTCGGGGTACAAGCGCCAGTTCGAGGATCGACTGGGCTACGAGCCGTTCCCCGGAACGCTGAACGTCGAACTGCGGGACGACAGCGTCCGCCGTCGACGAGCCATCGAGTCGCTCGAGCCGATTCCGATCGACGGCTGGGAGGACGACGAGCGGACCTACGGCCCGGCGGTCTGTTATCCGGCGACGATCGAGACCGCGACCGGCGAAACCTACGAGCGTGCCCACACCATCGCTCCCGAGCGAACCCACCACGACGACGACCAGCTCGAGGTGATCGCCCCCGAGAAGCTCCGGGAGGAACTCGCCCTCGAGGACGACGATCACGTCACGGTCACCGTGGGTGAGAGCGAATGA